The DNA region CGCCGGCGAAAAACAAAGTGCGCCGGCCGAGCCGGTCCACCGTCAGCATCGATCCGAGAACCGACGCCACGGTGATGGCGCTGACGATGGCCGTGGAAAGCAGAGAGGAGCGCTCGGCGAGGCCGATGGTGCGGAAGATGACAGGGGAGTAGAAGGCGATGGCGGTGATCCCGGTCATCTGCTTGAAGAACGGGATGAGCACCACCAGTACGAGTTGCGGCCTGTACTCCGGCCGCAGGAGGGCTGCGAAGGATCCAAAAGAACCGATTTTGGAAACCTTGGCGGCGGCTATCATGTCGTCGAGCTCGTCCTGGACGTCGTCGGCGCCGCGAATCTCGCGGAGCGTTTGGGCGGCGGTTTGGACGGAGGCCGGGGTGGTGGAGCGCTGGAGGATGCTGTTCGGGGTTTCAGGGAGGAAGACGGAGCCGGCTGCGAGAACGGTGGCCGGAATTATAGCCAAGCTGAGCGAGATTCTCCAGCCCCAGTGAGAGCGGATTCTCTGGGTCCCATAGTTGATGAGGTTGGCGGCGAGGATCCCGATCACGATGAAGAAGTCGAAGGCATTGTTGACGGCGCCGCGGTGGCGCGGCGGAGCCATCTCGGAGAGGTACAGAGGGACGGCCTTCAAGCCGATCACGAAccgatcttttatttattttacttttattaataaaaatcccAATTAAAACAAAAATCTTAAACCTGATTGGTGAATCCGACGCCGACGCCGAGCAGGACGCGGGCAAGGATGAGCATGTAAACGTTGCGTGCGAGGCCGCCGAGGGCGGCTCCGGCCGTGAAGGCGGCGCCGCCGAGGATCATGGAGACCCGGCGACCGAGGGCCCGCGTAACCGGCGACGCGCACAGGGAGGCGAAGAGTCCGGCGACGTACAGAGACGACGTGAAGGCCGTCAGAAGCTGGCTGTCGAACCTGCAGTAGTCGTTTCCCCCCGGCGACCGCTTCTCGTGCACCGCCGGGAAGAACTCCCGCAGGAACGGCTCCATCGACGTCACTCCGCCTATCGATTAGAACaatcattaattcaaattaattccTCGATTAAATCCATTACATAGGAAATCGAGAAGACTTCTTCCTTCCGTCGAGTACCAGAGATTCCGAGGTCGTAGCCGAAGAGGACGCCGCCGGAGGCCGCGACGGCGCATGTGAGGAGGAGGAAGGGAGTGATTCTTCCTCCGTGCATTTGAGCTTTTCCGGTGGGCTCCATCGGCGGAGACTGCATTGTTTAGTCAGTGGACGGCGGTGAAGTATTATGGAGCATAATGTGCAACTTCAAAATTAGGAGCTTCGCCATGGAGCAGAGAAGGAATATTAAAACAAATGGGACAAATAATTGTTCACCATCCGATTCCGCATGCGAATCCATTCCGTCATCAATTAGATTACAGAATGTGATTCAAATCAATCGACGAttccaataataataataataataacgacAAGACGCTTAGCATAAGGAATTTTTCATTAGCAAAATCCAACTACGGCACacttaaagaaatttttaatcagtAGGATGAAAATTTTGATACGTTGACAGTTGACTATTGAACGAGAAGTCGTTCGCACTTTTAAATTTCTCAAGAGTTAGTTAGCCCAAGGCCCaaatacttaaattaaaataaaaaaaaataaaccaagtcaatgaactcaaatcatttttaagattgatttgatttaattttttactaagaCTTTGATTTAATATTGTCTATCTCTAACTATTTAACTTATTTGAtagattaataaattttataatataagCTTGCTTGATTATAACAAGTGATGGAAAATCAGAAGGATGACTCAATATTCATATCCTCAAAGAAACAACTTCGATGGAAGTTCCACTATCTTAGAACAACTTGGATCAAAATTGCACTATCTCATATCAGTTTTaactaaaattatattattttaaaataaatttgataaaaatatatcACTTTAAATAACTTTGATTAAAATTATACCCTCTTCAaatagttttgataaaaaaaatcatagaatcttAGAGATACACTATTCTAAGGGCGCATGAGTAACTTTGACCACTACAACTTTGATTAAAATGGTCACAAGTTTCTCTATGGTGGTGCAAATTTGATCCAGGTAATTCTAAAATGGTATagtcttaatcaaaattattttaagattgATAAATCCAGTTAGTCATTGGTTATTCTTGGATAACCAGTTCGATCCTATGAAATTTTTCATCGACTATCAAGATAAATCAGAAAGCACGTATAATGGACAGCTCAGAAAATTAACATCTTTTAGTTACGTGCGGAGCACTTGAagaaaaaattttgtaaaaaaattactCTAAGATAGAGTATAAGGAGGTATTTCAAATATCATATTATAAGTCaatatgaaaaatttaaaatagattaTCGCAAGTGTTTGAAATCAATCGACCATTCCAATAAATAAAAAACGGAtgtacttttatttattttttcacataAAACATACTGCATTTTTACTATTTCTTGGTAAACATGCAGGGGTAAAACTGCAAAATGATTTTGTTCCAATATCTTTTTTAttcattatataaaaatattttttttatttgctaaGTTGCTGTAACAACTATGAATTAATTACAACTAGGATCTCTTAACTTCAACCATAAAATATTAATCAGAGATAAATTATCTATATTATAATAATGACGAATAACTACTATAATATTACgcaattaaagataaaataacaactataATTTATAATCTATAATCGATAGCTATCATACTTTAATGTTATTAGTATTTATAAATGTTCATAAAAGTTATGaaggatatttttaaaaataaaaatagatcgagactaaatttagagttttataaattttatagaaatttaGTGGTAtctaaattagatttttatagagttttaaaaagtcatgtgatatttaaacttctttttaaaattctatgaaaatcttttggtatccaaaattttaatagattttcatgaattcttttagaattttttggatataaattttaaccaataagaactcTTCAAAACACTTGGtacaactttaaaaataaaataaaaagtcttctcctcacccttaagatttctatagacttcaaatcgtcttaattttttacaaataagtCCTTTCTCTTCCCGCTCCTCAAtttttgattatttcttttatCTTAAAGGTCATGTCGTTGTTCAATTTCTCAGTGGCCTGCATCAACCTCTAAGCATGCATTTCATACGAAGCTGAGAATCCTCTGAAACGATGTTTTCCGATGTTAAAAAGGCAAACAAATGGATCGGAACGGTCGAAACGGAATGACAGCCGCTTGCAGCCTTTTCTCTGGCGGCAGCTCACGGTAGTAGACTTCCGGCGGAGATTTTTCTCCGGTTGCTCGTGATGGGAAACAATGAGGAGTATCATCCGGTAAAGCTTGCAGTGCGCTGAAaaggaggaaaataaataaaaaaattatttgaggcGACCGATGATGATTCCGTCGGCTACTTGCGAGCAGGTCGAAGTCAAAGTTGATTTGGATGGCGACGTACAGGGAAGAGAAACTTGAGACATTAAtaggttttaatataaaatatatattaataaatcaaattaattctcaacttaattaatagataatttaataaaatctaataaaattagaccctaaaaatattttataaaatttatttaaattttaaatattcctaaataaattttatatatttatttattttaataatattattactaatcaaattaataatattattattattaattttattactaatcaaatttgTCAATTCAACACTTTATTAAAAGTTTGACAAAAAACTTATTAAAGAGGTGTATTCCACAATCATAAATCATAGAAATTTATACAAATAGGAAAGGATATTTTTCTCCTTACCAACTTGATCATATTGGGTCCATTAATAAACATGTATGAAACATTTTCTGTCCGAATATCCCAAAGTCTCGATGTTTAGCTCTAGGTCTTCCGGTCAAAAAGCAACGCCGATGGAGACGTGTAGGTGCGGTATTACGTGGTGAGGATTGCAATTTTACATGAATTTCTCATTTTTCACTCAATGATGAAACTTTGCTCTTTTTTTTTGGAGGATCGACGAACCAAATGATAtttctcttgattgaattaattttagattaataGATTTTCATATATTCTTTTAGAATTTCTTGtatataaattttaaccaataagAGTTCTACAAAACACTTGtacaactttaaaaataaaataaaaatcttctcCTCACCCTTAAGACATTATCCTCTCTTTGTTTTAGTCAAAACAAgataaaagttgaaaaaaaaaatttatggacaaatatgctatttattattttattaaaaaattaatttaattaggtaTTTTAGGTTTTATTCGAAAATAAATATCATGACTATGGCCACCTACACTTTTTTAAAATTGAATATTTCCCCTAAAATCTACAAATTTCCATGAAATTTATAAATGTATGTAAAAATCttacaaaaaaatatatagaacTCCATAAAATTATTTTCACAACTACATAAGATtctatgaaaataaataaaaatctatcAACTTCACACAAatctattattaaaaaaattaataaaaatcattCAATCTCTGGATGGAATACATCCATAAATGGATTGTTATTTTTGATAATAAagctaaaaaaaactttttccctATTCCAATGAAAAACGGGTTTTTCGCCATAAAACGTACTGCATTTTACTTATTTCTTAGTAAAAATGCAGAGATAGAATTGGCTCACCAACTCAGTTTCAATTTTTATATACACACACAATATTTTAGACATAGTTAATATATACATTTTCCTGACCATTAGACGTAATTAATATATACAATGGAATTAATTTGACAGCATAAGAGGTCCAAAATCTCTAAGCTCACTAAACACGTGTATTTTGGCCTTGTTTAGTTAGTCCTTCAAGAAGGACacggaaataaaaattataaaaaaacagTGAAaacttttttctattattttagtGAAAAGAATGAATTACTTTTAATACCTAATGGGCATACGAATTTATGAATTCATAGACATATTTTTTTTCATCTGTCTAAATAAGGAAAATAATTTCCTCCCTCCCAAGTCCGAAGTTCCCAACTAAGTATGCATCCAAATTTCTCTTGCGATCGAACCTGCCCTCACGCGGCTGCGGATGATGACCCCAAGGCCCAAGCGACCATGAACAGTGGTCTTGCAAGGTCGCATCGCGCAGCCGCGATTGATAGCCCCGCACGAGGTCACCTCTCTCTACCGCGTGTGATGACCCCATGAGGTCGCCTCGCACAGCCGCTTCACCTCGCAGGCTCGCAGagtgttgtattttttttcttccttcacttcttttaaatttttttcggtAATTTTTCAAAGGACACACCCAGAGTTTGGGATTGTTCAGAAAACGTCCCGAGATTTGAGAATTTTAAAAAAGCACACATCTTTTTCATTTTACCCCTATGGCAAAACTAactttttctgtttttttttcttctcttccttatATGTAACAATTTCCTTTCTTGTATGtcctctaaaattaaattaaattaaattatttctctCCTATGTATTCATACAATAATCACGATGGTACTTCATATAAAAGATCACTGTACTAGGATAAAATATTTTCCGTTATTCATCTGCATATATCTTATCATGGGACTTGTAATACTGTACTACTTGAAGTGAGCGGTATCACTTTTTATTTCAACAACCACTATGGTTAGGAGTAACAATTCGGGCTGGGTTTAGGTTGGTGGATTCGGGTTGGCAGGTTGACGAGTTGGAACATCAAAATccaaacttgacttgattaatattttgGGTCAAATTATTCAACCCAAACCTAATCCATTTATTTGTATTTGACTCGAAGCCGACCCAAAATGACCCGTTTATAAAAACATGTTCATCTTAACTTGAACCTGACTCGAAAAGAcccattttataaaaatatacttATTTTAACCCGAACTCAATCATAATTTGACCCGAATCTaactaaaaatatttataaacggATTTGCAGGTTGTAATCAGATCATTTCAGGTAAACTCGAACCTGATCCGTTTATTAGTCGTGtcaatttgaattttcaaaaagttaaCATGTAATGGAACATGATAGTGCTAATGAAGGTATTCATGGTGTCCTTGCCTAGTTCTGACATCCTATGATAGATTATGTGTGCATGGCAATTGCTTTAAAATAATAAACTTTGAAAACATTCTGATCACTGTTATTAATGACTTCAAGCTAACATCTTTGAGCACATATAAACTCCGAGACACTTCAGAAACTTGTGACACTTAGAATGAATCTAATCGAAATTTTCTAGGTCCATCAAGGGATTTTGGTTCTCTTGATGGACCCGAAAAGGCTTTAAACAATATTTGTTGGGTTGTAATAAATGTAAATTTCTGAACGAGTTTTGATTCAAATTAAAGATCACTTACATCCGATGCAAAAGTTATGATCTCTAAAAGTAAACATTCgacacatacatacatacatataacTTATCGTAGTAATATCAGAATTAAACATGAATACCATAAATATCTTCATGGCACAACCCTCTTTGATTACATGtcaacttttcaaaaattcaaatctccTAAATTAGACATTAATGAATTTCGATCAAAATCTATTGATGGTCCTAGAAAACTTTGATTAgatttatttcaatttttatggatttctataATGCTTTTGAAGTCTAAATATgacattttttttactattttttaaaaaaatcaacattACATCAGTGTTGACATTCAAGTTGTGGGTTTGATTGTTAAAAATCAGTATCATGGttgtgttaatttttaaaatgagaacCACTATGGTACTGATTtttagaaactaacactacatgatGCTAGTATTTAAAAACCAATATCACTAGGAtgctaatttttagaaaattagcATCACTATAGTGCTCATGTAATTAAGCTGTgatacttattttaaaaaaaaaaacaatactaTAGTGGCTGTTGTATGGATATTGTTCCTGTcgagaagctgagaagacgaacttgCTGGTGTGACGTGTTTGGAATGTTGACCGCGTCTCAATGACCCGGATGGTGGgttgtcttctgtgttgaccaagtcatccgaAATCT from Zingiber officinale cultivar Zhangliang chromosome 4B, Zo_v1.1, whole genome shotgun sequence includes:
- the LOC121976364 gene encoding hexose carrier protein HEX6-like, producing the protein MQSPPMEPTGKAQMHGGRITPFLLLTCAVAASGGVLFGYDLGISGGVTSMEPFLREFFPAVHEKRSPGGNDYCRFDSQLLTAFTSSLYVAGLFASLCASPVTRALGRRVSMILGGAAFTAGAALGGLARNVYMLILARVLLGVGVGFTNQAVPLYLSEMAPPRHRGAVNNAFDFFIVIGILAANLINYGTQRIRSHWGWRISLSLAIIPATVLAAGSVFLPETPNSILQRSTTPASVQTAAQTLREIRGADDVQDELDDMIAAAKVSKIGSFGSFAALLRPEYRPQLVLVVLIPFFKQMTGITAIAFYSPVIFRTIGLAERSSLLSTAIVSAITVASVLGSMLTVDRLGRRTLFFAGGAAMLASHLVVGTALAAELGCAYAVLAATCVFVAGFGASWGPLGWLVPSEVVPLEVRSPGQSVVAAVTLLMAAVNGQSLLAMLCRLKFGVFFYFAGWVVAMTVFVAAMVPETKGVPIERMDSIWKQHRIWKRFVTGGDQNRPFF